Proteins co-encoded in one Bacillus paramycoides genomic window:
- a CDS encoding magnesium transporter CorA family protein, with translation MLNIYLTDRNGKLQEIEEMQKGCWINVLHPTEEEIQYLVQTLNVDLDFIKDPLDDEERSRIEKEDSNTLIIVDIPTVRHDEEGNSIYDTIPIGMIVMPDCFVTICLEENPIFERFINQRIKEFYTFKKTRFALQLLYTISTYYLRYLKQINRKTIDLEHQLNQSMKNKEIFTLLGLEKSLVYFTTSLKANKIVIQKLMRNSTFLKMYEDDQDLLEDVLIENKQAIEMAEIYSHILSGMMNTFSSVISNNLNSVMKLLTSITIILSLPTMVSSFFGMNVKVPFEGEAHGFVIVLIICVTLSFTLAFVFWKKRYF, from the coding sequence ATGTTAAATATTTATTTAACAGACCGAAACGGAAAACTACAAGAGATTGAGGAAATGCAAAAGGGTTGCTGGATTAATGTACTTCATCCAACGGAAGAAGAAATTCAATATCTAGTACAAACTTTAAATGTAGACTTAGATTTCATTAAAGACCCTTTAGATGACGAAGAACGTTCTCGTATTGAAAAGGAAGACAGTAATACTTTAATAATCGTGGATATTCCAACAGTTAGACATGATGAAGAAGGAAATTCGATTTATGACACGATTCCAATAGGTATGATTGTCATGCCAGATTGTTTTGTGACAATTTGTTTAGAAGAAAACCCAATTTTTGAACGTTTTATTAATCAACGTATTAAAGAATTTTATACGTTTAAAAAGACACGCTTTGCACTTCAGCTCTTATATACGATTTCTACTTATTATTTAAGATACTTAAAGCAAATTAACAGAAAAACAATCGATTTAGAGCATCAATTAAATCAGTCGATGAAAAATAAAGAGATTTTCACATTGCTAGGCCTTGAAAAAAGTTTAGTTTACTTTACAACATCATTAAAGGCGAATAAAATCGTAATTCAAAAATTAATGCGTAACAGTACATTTTTAAAAATGTATGAAGACGATCAAGATTTATTAGAAGATGTATTAATTGAAAATAAACAGGCGATTGAAATGGCGGAAATATATAGTCACATTTTAAGTGGAATGATGAATACATTTAGTTCTGTTATATCAAATAATTTAAATAGTGTTATGAAACTGTTAACGTCTATAACAATCATTTTATCGTTACCAACGATGGTTTCTAGTTTCTTTGGAATGAACGTAAAGGTTCCGTTTGAAGGAGAAGCACATGGTTTTGTAATTGTACTCATAATATGTGTAACACTGTCTTTCACACTAGCATTTGTTTTTTGGAAGAAACGTTACTTTTAA
- a CDS encoding NAD(P)-dependent oxidoreductase has product MKVCILGATGRVGSNIIELALKDSAEVTALARDINRIEIQHVRLRVIEGNVLNENDIQKAIEGSDIVISALGTDQNGTLARSMPQIIKKMKEEGVHKIITIGTAGILQARTNLNLYRFQSTESKRKTTTAAEDHLAAYKVLSSSNLCWTVVCPTHLIDGGVTGVYRTEKDVLPEGGAKITVGDTAQFTWNLCRENRYENSRVGISY; this is encoded by the coding sequence GTGAAAGTATGTATATTAGGAGCAACAGGTCGAGTAGGTTCAAACATAATTGAATTAGCATTAAAGGATTCAGCTGAAGTGACGGCATTAGCACGTGATATAAATAGAATAGAAATACAACATGTAAGGTTACGAGTAATAGAAGGGAATGTACTAAATGAAAATGATATACAGAAAGCGATAGAAGGAAGCGATATAGTAATAAGTGCACTTGGGACGGATCAAAATGGGACATTAGCGAGGAGTATGCCACAAATTATAAAGAAAATGAAAGAAGAAGGGGTTCATAAAATCATTACAATAGGAACAGCGGGTATTTTACAAGCGAGAACAAATCTAAATTTATATCGTTTTCAATCAACGGAATCAAAAAGGAAGACAACAACCGCAGCAGAAGATCATTTAGCTGCATATAAGGTACTGAGTAGTAGTAATTTATGTTGGACGGTCGTTTGTCCGACGCATTTAATAGACGGTGGTGTGACAGGGGTATATCGAACAGAAAAAGATGTATTACCAGAAGGGGGAGCGAAAATAACAGTTGGTGATACAGCACAATTTACGTGGAATCTGTGTAGGGAAAACCGATATGAGAATAGCCGAGTAGGTATTTCCTATTAA
- a CDS encoding DUF456 domain-containing protein, whose product MTVLLTICIIACFIVSFLAFIYPIIPGILAVWAGYFIYHFGLNGGELTTSFWIIQVIFTLFIFVTDFIANGYFLKKYGSSKWGERVGMISIIVGSFFFPPFGLIIIPFLSVFITELMHKKAPKDAFLVGVATVVGFLSSTVAKAILQIIMIIIFVCYIVF is encoded by the coding sequence GTGACAGTATTATTAACAATCTGTATCATTGCCTGTTTCATTGTTTCATTTCTTGCCTTTATTTACCCTATCATCCCAGGCATCCTCGCTGTTTGGGCTGGATATTTCATTTACCATTTCGGTTTAAATGGTGGAGAACTAACGACTTCCTTTTGGATTATTCAAGTCATTTTCACACTATTCATTTTCGTTACTGATTTTATTGCAAATGGATATTTCTTAAAAAAATATGGAAGTTCTAAATGGGGAGAACGTGTCGGCATGATTTCTATCATTGTCGGATCTTTCTTCTTCCCACCATTCGGTTTAATTATCATACCGTTCTTATCGGTATTTATTACAGAACTCATGCATAAAAAAGCGCCAAAAGACGCCTTTCTAGTAGGAGTTGCTACTGTAGTTGGTTTTTTAAGCAGTACAGTAGCAAAAGCCATTCTCCAAATCATTATGATTATCATATTTGTATGTTATATCGTCTTTTAA
- a CDS encoding spore coat protein, with protein MDCMKELMRYSYMLIYKVGEYTGKVRDEELKGLLQQHLPYMLQAYNEQVNFQEGENVQHITCKPISFHLHEMEKEIDSKYTGDVHIATCYISHLKRLALKFAQVAVEVANPEFRSFLENCFLKMNRYAYSVWQYVVKKEYKIKHVYENEKFA; from the coding sequence GTGGATTGTATGAAAGAACTAATGAGGTATAGTTATATGCTTATATATAAGGTTGGAGAGTATACAGGCAAGGTAAGAGACGAAGAATTAAAGGGACTATTACAGCAACATTTACCATATATGTTGCAAGCATATAATGAACAAGTGAATTTTCAAGAAGGAGAGAATGTACAGCATATAACTTGTAAACCAATTTCATTTCATTTGCATGAAATGGAAAAGGAAATTGATAGTAAATATACAGGAGATGTCCATATTGCAACTTGTTATATTTCGCATTTAAAACGGTTAGCACTAAAGTTTGCTCAAGTGGCAGTTGAAGTTGCGAATCCAGAATTCCGCTCGTTTTTAGAAAATTGTTTCCTGAAAATGAACCGTTATGCCTATAGTGTATGGCAATATGTTGTGAAGAAAGAGTATAAAATTAAACATGTATATGAAAATGAGAAGTTTGCATAA
- the cbpA gene encoding cyclic di-AMP binding protein CbpA, which translates to MRIKGNYVPKREVLFCSSSITIGEALEHLNKTGYRCVPVLDEKKEKYLGNVYKVDILEYKGSLEESVVQLLNDKEGYVREDSSFFKVFFTIKKLPYLSVVDEKGIFLGILTHKKVFELLEDAWGVHSSKYSVMIGTQDYNGAIQKLSTVLKKYTGIQSLMTFDNDALLVRRIMFTLGEEFNDDELDTLLKDLEDHGFRVVYVEEMKNPREVETIE; encoded by the coding sequence ATGAGGATTAAAGGGAATTATGTGCCGAAAAGGGAAGTTTTATTTTGCTCAAGTTCAATTACGATAGGGGAAGCACTGGAGCATTTAAATAAAACTGGCTATCGTTGTGTACCGGTTTTAGATGAAAAAAAAGAGAAATATTTAGGGAATGTATACAAAGTAGATATTCTAGAATATAAAGGTTCACTGGAAGAGAGTGTAGTACAATTATTAAACGATAAAGAAGGTTATGTCAGAGAAGATTCTTCGTTCTTTAAAGTATTTTTTACAATAAAAAAATTACCTTATTTATCAGTAGTTGATGAAAAAGGCATCTTTCTTGGAATTTTAACGCATAAAAAAGTTTTCGAGTTATTAGAAGATGCTTGGGGCGTTCATTCTAGTAAATATTCTGTCATGATTGGGACACAGGATTATAATGGAGCCATTCAAAAATTATCGACAGTATTAAAAAAATATACAGGTATCCAAAGTTTAATGACTTTTGATAATGACGCCTTATTAGTTCGGAGAATTATGTTTACATTAGGAGAAGAGTTTAACGACGATGAATTAGATACGTTACTGAAAGATTTAGAAGATCATGGATTTAGAGTTGTATATGTGGAAGAGATGAAAAATCCACGTGAAGTTGAAACGATAGAGTAA
- a CDS encoding permease has protein sequence MELFQLPKAFLQMNTIFISILIEALPFVLIGVFISGFIQMFVTEDMVAKWMPKNRFLSVLMATFLGMMFPGCECGIVPIVRRLIGKGVPPYAGIAFMLTGPIINPVVLFATYVAFGSSMHMVWYRSIVAIIVAIIVGIILSFMFKEHQLRDDHFPEVNHKRPLRKKMWDVCTHAVEEFFSMGKYLVLGALIAAAVQTFVQTSTLLAIGQGPFSSPAVMMGLAYILSLCSEADAFIASSFQSTFSTASLVAFLVYGPMVDIKNMFMMLATFKTKFVIVVTVTVTLVVYASSLLIYAMGW, from the coding sequence ATGGAATTGTTTCAATTACCGAAAGCATTCCTGCAAATGAATACAATCTTTATCTCCATATTGATCGAAGCACTTCCTTTTGTGCTCATTGGTGTATTTATTTCAGGATTCATTCAAATGTTTGTAACAGAAGATATGGTAGCAAAATGGATGCCAAAAAACCGATTTCTGTCTGTTTTAATGGCTACTTTTTTAGGGATGATGTTTCCGGGCTGTGAATGTGGAATCGTTCCGATTGTAAGGCGATTAATCGGAAAAGGGGTTCCGCCATATGCCGGGATTGCATTTATGTTAACTGGACCAATCATTAATCCAGTCGTATTATTTGCAACATATGTTGCCTTTGGAAGTAGTATGCACATGGTATGGTATCGTTCTATTGTAGCGATTATCGTAGCAATTATTGTTGGAATTATATTATCATTTATGTTTAAAGAACATCAATTAAGAGATGATCACTTCCCAGAAGTGAATCATAAGCGTCCATTACGTAAAAAAATGTGGGATGTATGTACGCATGCTGTTGAGGAATTTTTCTCGATGGGGAAATATTTAGTATTAGGTGCGTTAATTGCAGCAGCAGTTCAAACGTTCGTACAAACTTCAACACTTCTTGCTATAGGGCAAGGTCCGTTTTCTTCACCAGCTGTTATGATGGGACTTGCTTACATTTTATCACTTTGTTCAGAAGCAGATGCATTTATTGCTTCGTCATTCCAAAGTACATTTTCAACAGCGTCACTTGTCGCGTTCCTCGTATATGGACCGATGGTGGATATTAAAAATATGTTTATGATGCTTGCGACATTTAAAACTAAATTTGTAATTGTCGTTACAGTTACAGTTACACTTGTTGTTTATGCAAGCTCACTACTCATTTATGCGATGGGGTGGTAG
- the csaA gene encoding chaperone CsaA yields MANFEDFLTLDLRIGTVTHAEEFKEARVPAIKLEIDFGELGIKQSSAQITKRYTPEDLIGQQIVAVVNFPPKRVAGFKSEVLVLGGVPEAGDVVLLQPNMELPNGTKIS; encoded by the coding sequence ATGGCTAATTTTGAAGATTTTTTAACTTTGGATTTACGGATTGGGACTGTAACACATGCAGAGGAATTTAAAGAAGCGAGAGTACCAGCGATTAAACTAGAAATTGATTTTGGAGAGCTTGGAATTAAGCAGTCAAGTGCTCAAATTACGAAGAGATATACTCCAGAAGATTTAATCGGTCAGCAAATCGTTGCTGTTGTGAATTTTCCGCCAAAACGTGTAGCTGGATTTAAATCAGAAGTACTTGTTTTAGGAGGAGTACCTGAAGCTGGTGATGTTGTATTACTTCAGCCGAATATGGAATTACCAAATGGAACAAAAATTAGTTAG
- a CDS encoding YjcZ family sporulation protein, translating to MGFAHGNGFALLVVLFILLIIVGAACFC from the coding sequence ATGGGCTTCGCACATGGTAATGGATTCGCGCTATTAGTCGTATTATTTATCCTCTTAATCATCGTCGGTGCTGCTTGCTTCTGCTAA
- a CDS encoding DUF1572 domain-containing protein, with amino-acid sequence MDIGHEYLQCAISNFKATKKQGERVLSQLSYEQIEWSSHEETNSIAIIIKHLHGNMRSRWTDFLISDGEKIDRNRDAEFEGGYSSKGEVLAAWNKGWEYVFNTMNVLTPENLLQTVYIRGEAQTVMQAIERQISHYALHIGQMIYIGKMLKENDWECLSIPRGQSARYVEKKRST; translated from the coding sequence ATGGATATCGGACACGAATATTTACAATGTGCCATTTCGAATTTTAAAGCAACAAAGAAGCAAGGAGAGAGGGTGCTTTCACAATTATCATACGAACAGATTGAATGGTCTTCTCATGAAGAAACAAATAGCATAGCAATCATAATTAAGCATCTACACGGTAATATGCGTTCTAGATGGACGGATTTTTTAATATCTGATGGTGAAAAAATAGATCGTAACCGAGATGCTGAATTTGAAGGGGGTTATTCTTCTAAGGGAGAGGTACTCGCAGCATGGAATAAAGGATGGGAATATGTTTTTAATACGATGAATGTGCTAACACCGGAAAACTTATTACAGACGGTATATATTCGTGGTGAAGCACAAACTGTCATGCAAGCAATTGAAAGACAAATTTCTCATTATGCTTTGCACATTGGCCAAATGATTTATATCGGTAAAATGTTAAAAGAAAATGATTGGGAATGTTTAAGCATTCCTAGAGGGCAGTCTGCACGTTATGTAGAGAAAAAGCGTTCAACATAA
- a CDS encoding hemolysin family protein, whose amino-acid sequence MDILNIFLIFILILISGFFVASEFAVVKVRKSRIDQLANEGNKQALAARSVISNLDVYLSACQLGITITSLGLGWLGEPTVEHLLRPLFEKINITGTMANTLSFIIAFSVITFFHVVLGELVPKSFAIQKAEAITLKFARPLILFDKIMYPFIWLLNSTAIFFTKLLGLEPAKENELAHSEEELRLILGESFKSGEINQTEYKYVNNIFEFDDRVAKEIMVPRTEMICLSTENTLEENMDIVATEKYTRYPIIEKDKDDIIGMINTKEVFHDQTKGIHKPLESYIHPVLTVFETVPIRKTLVHLQKNRVQMAIVMDEYGGTAGLLTMEDILEEIIGEIQDEFDTDESPMIEKRTPKLTVLDGKVLISEVNDMFGLHIDDSDLDTIGGWLLSQAVDLNIEAGYSIDFAGFQFKALELDGHQVKKIAVHKLDTKKEL is encoded by the coding sequence TTGGACATATTAAATATTTTTCTCATCTTTATACTTATCCTTATTTCCGGCTTTTTCGTTGCATCAGAATTCGCTGTTGTAAAAGTACGAAAAAGTCGAATTGACCAGCTTGCAAATGAAGGCAATAAACAAGCTTTAGCCGCAAGAAGTGTCATATCTAATTTAGACGTTTATTTATCAGCTTGTCAGCTCGGGATTACAATTACTTCTTTAGGACTTGGTTGGCTTGGTGAACCGACTGTGGAACATTTATTACGACCACTATTTGAAAAGATTAATATTACTGGAACAATGGCGAATACTTTATCCTTTATTATTGCTTTTAGTGTAATTACATTTTTCCATGTTGTATTAGGTGAATTAGTTCCAAAGTCTTTCGCAATTCAAAAAGCAGAAGCAATCACACTAAAATTTGCACGGCCACTTATTTTATTTGATAAAATTATGTATCCATTCATTTGGCTACTAAATAGTACAGCTATCTTTTTCACAAAACTACTCGGTTTAGAGCCTGCGAAAGAAAATGAACTTGCCCATTCTGAAGAGGAACTACGACTCATTTTAGGGGAAAGTTTCAAAAGCGGTGAAATAAATCAAACCGAATATAAATATGTAAATAATATTTTTGAATTTGACGACCGAGTTGCAAAAGAAATTATGGTCCCTCGTACAGAAATGATTTGCTTATCTACTGAAAATACGTTAGAAGAAAATATGGATATCGTTGCAACTGAAAAGTATACACGCTATCCTATCATTGAAAAAGATAAAGATGATATTATCGGTATGATCAATACGAAAGAAGTATTTCACGATCAAACGAAAGGCATTCATAAGCCACTTGAATCTTACATACATCCAGTACTAACGGTATTTGAAACTGTTCCCATTCGCAAAACGTTAGTTCATCTACAAAAGAATCGCGTTCAAATGGCAATTGTTATGGATGAATATGGTGGTACTGCAGGACTTTTAACAATGGAAGATATTCTTGAAGAAATCATTGGAGAAATTCAAGATGAGTTTGATACAGATGAATCACCTATGATTGAAAAACGTACGCCGAAGCTTACTGTTTTAGATGGGAAAGTGCTCATTTCTGAAGTGAATGATATGTTTGGCCTACATATTGATGATAGCGATTTAGATACAATTGGAGGCTGGCTCCTCTCTCAAGCAGTAGACTTAAATATTGAGGCTGGTTATTCCATCGATTTTGCTGGTTTTCAGTTTAAAGCATTAGAACTTGATGGACATCAAGTGAAAAAAATTGCGGTACATAAATTAGACACGAAGAAGGAGTTATAA
- the cls gene encoding cardiolipin synthase, with amino-acid sequence MKHFFVVILCLIGVFIWMNIDVEMGKKMASEYEVGQVRLGEFQLYTNGEELYTKLFEDIRNAEKYIYIHFYIVGKDEISKEFLQLLEKKASSGVEVKLSVDRIGGYKLKKKVIHQLKSNGVQFTFSKKPKLKHLFYSLHQRNHRRIVTIDGKVSYIGGFNIGKEYLGQDPKFGPWRDYHIRVYGNGATDMERKFATDWEEDTGEKMPIHESLPAIGNVKYQYLFSDGKGLWEKYGALLKQAKTSLIIATPYFVPSKEMMKELKHALNRGVNVKILVPFKSDAVLLKQAAYPYLKNMLHAGAEIYQYHNGFFHGKVTIIDGEIVDIGTANFDNRSFYLNTESNCIIYDKGVTADVWNRLKEDFHKSKKFSEEDFEKISKWDWFLARIANVIASYL; translated from the coding sequence ATGAAACACTTTTTCGTTGTAATCCTTTGTTTAATAGGTGTATTCATTTGGATGAACATCGATGTGGAAATGGGGAAAAAAATGGCTAGTGAATATGAAGTAGGACAAGTTCGATTAGGTGAATTTCAACTGTATACAAACGGTGAAGAGTTATATACGAAATTATTTGAGGATATACGTAATGCAGAAAAGTATATATATATCCATTTTTATATTGTAGGTAAAGATGAAATAAGTAAAGAGTTTTTGCAGTTGCTCGAGAAAAAGGCATCTAGTGGAGTAGAAGTAAAATTGTCGGTCGATCGAATAGGTGGATATAAGCTGAAGAAAAAGGTAATTCATCAACTAAAAAGCAATGGTGTCCAGTTTACGTTTAGTAAAAAACCTAAATTGAAACATTTATTCTATTCGTTGCATCAACGGAACCATAGACGCATTGTTACGATAGATGGAAAAGTATCATATATTGGCGGCTTTAACATTGGAAAGGAATATCTAGGACAAGATCCAAAATTTGGTCCGTGGCGTGATTATCATATACGGGTCTATGGGAATGGTGCCACGGATATGGAAAGAAAATTTGCAACTGACTGGGAAGAAGATACGGGAGAAAAAATGCCTATACATGAAAGTTTACCTGCAATTGGGAATGTGAAATATCAATATTTATTTTCAGATGGAAAAGGTTTATGGGAAAAATATGGAGCACTTTTAAAGCAGGCTAAAACGTCTTTAATTATTGCTACGCCATATTTTGTACCAAGTAAAGAAATGATGAAAGAGCTAAAACATGCATTAAACCGCGGTGTCAATGTAAAAATTCTGGTGCCATTTAAAAGTGATGCCGTATTGTTAAAACAAGCTGCCTATCCGTATTTGAAAAACATGTTACATGCTGGAGCGGAGATTTATCAATATCATAATGGTTTTTTTCATGGGAAAGTAACAATCATTGATGGGGAAATTGTTGATATTGGTACCGCAAACTTTGATAATAGAAGTTTTTATTTAAATACAGAGTCTAATTGTATTATCTATGATAAGGGAGTAACAGCGGACGTATGGAACCGATTAAAAGAAGACTTTCATAAATCAAAAAAATTTTCGGAAGAAGATTTTGAGAAAATTAGTAAATGGGATTGGTTTTTAGCAAGAATAGCAAATGTTATAGCATCATATTTATAG
- a CDS encoding TIGR03943 family putative permease subunit, whose protein sequence is MFRAYILLGFTILIAQLHISGNITKYINMKYAYLSTTASIILGFLTIVQIIIVFQKEHQKEKEQHNCGCDHSHCGHDHSKDENTWWKKAFSYTLFCFPIVTGLFFPIATLDSDIVKAKGFHFPVAQAESKDPFMTRQFLRPDTSIYYGKEGYRGVMEKGKKEFVTKDSINLKDEDFLKGMETIYNYPGEFTGKKLSFKGFVFKDDSSKKEQYFLFRFGIIHCVADSGVYGMLVKKPEGVEWKNDDWIQVEGEISTEFYQPFHANIPVLEVTKWNKVEQPKEQYVFRGAD, encoded by the coding sequence ATGTTTCGAGCATATATATTATTAGGTTTTACAATCTTAATCGCGCAGCTTCATATTTCAGGTAATATTACGAAGTATATCAATATGAAGTATGCCTATTTATCAACAACAGCATCAATTATTTTAGGATTCTTAACGATTGTTCAAATTATTATCGTTTTCCAAAAAGAACATCAAAAAGAAAAGGAACAGCACAATTGTGGTTGCGATCATAGCCATTGCGGACATGATCATTCAAAAGATGAGAATACGTGGTGGAAAAAAGCATTTTCATACACATTGTTTTGTTTTCCGATAGTCACAGGACTGTTTTTCCCGATTGCAACATTAGATTCCGACATTGTTAAGGCGAAGGGATTTCATTTTCCAGTAGCACAAGCAGAAAGTAAAGATCCATTTATGACAAGGCAATTTCTAAGACCTGATACGAGCATTTATTACGGGAAAGAAGGATACCGAGGTGTAATGGAAAAAGGGAAAAAAGAATTTGTTACGAAAGATAGTATTAATTTAAAAGACGAAGATTTCCTAAAAGGGATGGAGACAATTTATAATTATCCTGGCGAGTTTACTGGAAAAAAATTATCTTTTAAAGGGTTTGTTTTCAAAGATGATTCATCTAAAAAAGAACAATATTTCTTATTCCGTTTCGGTATTATACATTGTGTAGCGGATTCTGGTGTATATGGTATGTTAGTGAAAAAACCAGAAGGGGTAGAATGGAAAAATGATGATTGGATTCAAGTTGAAGGAGAAATATCAACGGAATTTTATCAGCCATTCCATGCGAACATTCCTGTTTTAGAAGTAACGAAATGGAATAAAGTTGAACAGCCGAAAGAGCAATATGTATTTAGAGGAGCCGATTGA
- a CDS encoding acyl-CoA thioesterase, whose product MTEVKGKTANESRVFKTSRVFPTDLNDHNTLFGGKILAEMDMVASISATRHARKECVTASMDWVDFLHPVRSSDCVSYESFVIWTGRTSMEVFVKVVAEDLISGEKRIAATSFVTFVALSKDNNPVPVPRVIPETEEEKELHRIAVLRAEQRHIRKAESKKVATLLTF is encoded by the coding sequence ATGACTGAAGTAAAGGGAAAAACAGCTAATGAGTCTAGAGTGTTTAAAACGAGCCGAGTATTTCCAACAGATTTAAATGATCACAATACGCTATTTGGTGGAAAGATATTAGCTGAGATGGATATGGTCGCCTCTATTTCAGCAACGAGGCATGCAAGAAAAGAATGCGTCACAGCATCTATGGATTGGGTAGATTTCTTACATCCTGTTCGCTCTTCAGATTGTGTTAGTTATGAATCCTTTGTAATTTGGACGGGTAGAACTTCTATGGAAGTATTTGTGAAGGTAGTAGCAGAAGATTTAATTTCAGGTGAGAAACGTATAGCAGCAACATCATTTGTTACTTTCGTTGCACTTAGTAAGGATAATAATCCAGTTCCAGTTCCTCGAGTAATTCCTGAAACAGAAGAAGAGAAAGAATTACATCGCATTGCTGTGTTGCGTGCAGAACAACGTCATATACGTAAGGCGGAGAGTAAGAAAGTAGCCACATTATTAACTTTTTGA
- the brnQ4 gene encoding branched-chain amino acid transport system II carrier protein BrnQ4, with protein sequence MKGRLRPGDTVAIGLMLFALFLGAGNLIFPPVLGQQAGENVWVATIGFLVTGVGLPLLAVTAVAFVEGDLKALSSRVHPIFAFIFPLISYLAIGPFFAIPRTGAVSFEMGMKPFLSEALVSEWYMLFLFTIVFFGITWYLSLNPSKLVDWFGKFLTPLLVLIVAVIVGKAIIDPIGEPAAPLAAYKENAFFGGFIQGYLTMDAISALVFGIVVVQVIRSKGIKESSEVAKITVVSGIIAVLGLTLIYLSLAYLGSTSTSLGVSENGGLILTNVVNELYGTSGKILLGLVIILACLTTSVGLTSACAGFFTNLFPKISHKTIVTMVCVFSLIVSNLGLTQLIAVTLPVLMIIYPVAIVLIVLSYFHKWIGKRNTIYIGAILGALLISFFNGLESAKIKIDAISNVLQMLPLYNEGIGWLIPSCIGGILGFFFYKSNESSELQKKGA encoded by the coding sequence ATGAAGGGACGTTTAAGGCCAGGTGATACGGTAGCAATTGGTTTAATGTTATTTGCACTATTTTTAGGAGCTGGAAATTTAATTTTCCCACCAGTTTTAGGGCAACAAGCTGGAGAAAATGTTTGGGTTGCTACAATTGGATTCCTTGTGACGGGAGTCGGATTACCCCTATTAGCTGTAACAGCTGTCGCGTTTGTAGAGGGGGACTTGAAAGCGCTATCTTCTAGAGTTCACCCGATATTTGCGTTTATTTTCCCATTGATTAGCTATTTAGCAATTGGACCATTTTTCGCCATTCCGCGTACTGGAGCCGTTTCATTTGAAATGGGTATGAAGCCATTTTTATCAGAGGCATTGGTTTCCGAATGGTACATGCTATTTCTTTTCACGATAGTTTTCTTCGGAATAACTTGGTATTTATCATTAAATCCATCTAAGTTAGTGGATTGGTTCGGAAAATTTCTTACACCATTGTTAGTATTGATTGTTGCTGTTATCGTCGGAAAGGCAATTATTGACCCAATTGGAGAACCAGCTGCGCCACTAGCAGCGTACAAAGAAAATGCTTTCTTTGGTGGATTTATTCAAGGATATTTAACGATGGATGCAATTAGTGCGCTTGTATTTGGAATTGTCGTTGTACAAGTTATCCGCTCTAAAGGAATAAAAGAAAGTAGTGAAGTTGCAAAAATAACAGTAGTATCAGGTATTATTGCAGTACTTGGTTTAACGTTAATCTATTTATCACTTGCTTATCTTGGTTCGACAAGTACATCACTTGGAGTATCAGAGAATGGTGGACTTATTTTAACGAATGTTGTAAATGAGTTATATGGAACAAGTGGTAAAATTTTATTAGGGCTTGTCATTATACTTGCTTGTTTAACAACTTCTGTTGGTTTAACATCAGCTTGTGCTGGCTTCTTTACAAACTTATTCCCTAAGATTTCGCATAAAACGATTGTAACAATGGTATGTGTGTTTAGTTTAATTGTATCTAACCTAGGTTTAACACAATTAATCGCAGTTACTTTACCAGTGTTAATGATCATTTATCCAGTAGCAATCGTATTAATCGTACTTTCTTACTTCCATAAATGGATTGGGAAGCGTAATACCATTTATATTGGAGCTATTTTAGGTGCATTATTAATTAGTTTCTTTAACGGTTTAGAAAGTGCGAAGATTAAAATTGACGCGATTTCTAACGTACTACAAATGTTACCATTATATAATGAAGGAATAGGATGGTTAATCCCATCATGTATTGGCGGGATCCTCGGTTTCTTCTTCTATAAATCAAATGAATCAAGTGAACTACAAAAGAAAGGTGCTTAG